The following coding sequences lie in one Sorghum bicolor cultivar BTx623 chromosome 6, Sorghum_bicolor_NCBIv3, whole genome shotgun sequence genomic window:
- the LOC8056029 gene encoding GEM-like protein 4 gives MEKAGHEHVIGIPVNNRAFGIEEPDFPSNGAAKNAAAAGGRAAKFGGRTGDRVAQGLKEHVTLGPKLYETVKGKLSLGARILQAGGVEKVFRRWFSADKGEKLLRASQCYLSTTAGPIAGMLFVSTERIAFRSDRSLALTSPQGGGTVVRVPYKVAIPLARVKTAKPSENKDRPEQKYVQVVTDDGFEFWFMGFVRYQVSLQELEKAIAQSQSQSQ, from the exons ATGGAGAAGGCAGGACACGAGCATGTGATCGGCATCCCGGTGAACAACAGGGCCTTCGGCATTGAGGAGCCGGATTTCCCCAGCAATGGCGCCGCCAAGAACGCAGCCGCCGCGGGCGGACGGGCTGCAAAGTTCGGCGGCCGGACCGGGGACAGGGTCGCCCAAGGCCTGAAAGAACATG TGACTCTGGGGCCAAAGCTGTACGAGACCGTGAAGGGCAAGCTGTCGCTGGGAGCAAGGATCCTGCAGGCCGGCGGCGTGGAGAAGGTGTTCCGGCGGTGGTTCTCCGCCGACAAGGGCGAGAAGCTCCTCAGGGCCTCGCAGTGCTACCTGTCGACCACGGCCGGGCCGATCGCGGGGATGCTCTTCGTGTCCACGGAGCGGATCGCGTTCCGGAGCGACCGCTCGCTGGCGCTGACCTCTCCCCAGGGCGGCGGCACGGTGGTGCGGGtgccgtacaaggtggccatCCCGCTGGCGAGGGTCAAGACGGCCAAGCCGAGCGAGAACAAGGACCGGCCGGAGCAGAAGTACGTGCAGGTCGTGACCGACGACGGCTTCGAGTTCTGGTTCATGGGATTCGTCAGGTACCAGGTGTCCCTGCAGGAGCTGGAGAAGGCCATCGCGCAGTCGCAGTCGCAGTCGCAATGA